Below is a window of Ananas comosus cultivar F153 linkage group 9, ASM154086v1, whole genome shotgun sequence DNA.
CAGCTTTGGCTTTTCGAATGTAAAAGTTGAATCCAGTTAGGTCTAGTTTGAGAATGTATCGTCTAAACACTTAACTATAAATTTGTGGTAGAGACCGTCACAACTTAAGTCTAGACGAACTAAGGTTGGATTGGGTCTAGACGAAATTTATGCCCAAACCTGAATCTGCTCTGTTCGAATTTGGATTGGAAAGAAATTTCAAGTAATCGTACCCATTCACATAATGACATCCCTAGTccaaaactttttcttttttctcgtcTGTCCCATCCCATTCCTGAGGCAGAAGTCTGATACTGGGCTGTCAGATTTTAGCCCAGAAAACAATGCAAATGAAGTCCTGCTGCAGCTCTAAGACCAGCCCTGGCCCATTTCAATGATCATTACATCCCAAAGTGTAAtctttatttctctatttttggcttagtaattatttttatttttttttttgaactcttTACCAATACTTGCTTAAGTTTTGCTTCGTTTTGTGAATTGAAAATTACTGGCTAAAGGAACATGGCAAATATCTAATTATCCTTAGTGCTTCTCTCATTTATAATGTGTATGAGTGACTCACAAATCCAAGTATTGAAGATCATAGTTATAGTTCATGTTTAGCCGTGGTTCTGGATTCGCATTTAATTAAAGTGTTtgacacattaaaaaaaaaattctatagtGTGAAAACTGTGTTCTTTAGTTTTTTAGTTctctatatttctttttttttttttcgagtttCCTAGAGTTCTACAGAGAGGCCAAACAAATCATTAATTACTTActgtaatttaataaaaaaattgatctctttatattctttttttaaaattttcacacATGTAATTCGCAACCAAAAGTGTGTGAtattcaaatagaaaaaaataaacaagtggtttatttcaaaataaccaGTTATCATACACTCCAAAACAGTTGTTAGCCCATAGATCCGCTTCCATGTactcaaaacaaaattaataaaattataatcagAAAACATAGcaagtaattaattaaggacCTAATATGTTCATTTATAGCTGtcacataaaaaaatatctctctttctccttgATTGAGCCACTCGAGTTGCACCTGCTTTGATCACTGTGCCCACCTCATgcacatataataataataataataataatattttattattatttttataattaatattaataataataattaataataggcCACAGGAAAAAGCTGTCAAATCAGTTGAGAAGTATTAAATGCCAACAATATTTCCACCAAGCAACTTATTAGCCCATAGCTTTGTCAAAACATATTACAAGTTTATTTGATCTATCTGTTCCTTacagtaatattttattaaaattttctgtcagcagtaataactcgttaggtcgttcaaaatatttaaattcagttattattattaagatgaagttctcttatatacccaataaaaatctcattttcatctgatataaaattattgggGTGTTACATTTTAAGAAGTTGTCATGTGTTATTTTTATCcctatcaaaatattataatcattTCTTCTAAAGTTCTCTCATAACTTACTTATATCCgtaccaaacgaagcctaaaagTTCTCTCATAACTTTAAAGTTAGAAAATATCCAACAAATTATTAAGTGACGACAAAAACTTATACATGATAGTGAATTGATGGCTCCCCAACATGGTATGATTGGGGAGCTTCCCATTAAAAGctttatttctaaattagagcttctgctttacaaatttttttattggtgTTTACTTCGTGGAAGTTTATCAATaatgttaaataaataaatataaatataccaATTCAtaaaacattatttattttggtcttatatttaaaaatgtctACTATTGGAGATTGAGCAGCTAATATTTTATGGTTACGATGATTAAAACTTTTACTACAACTAAAAGTTGGTAGACTCCATTTTGTTGCCTTAGCAACAAAATTAAGAAGATTAAATTAAAGCTGTTGAATTTAAGGCTTTAGAATCTTATTTATGTTAAGAGAAAATTTGGTCTAGCACAAAATCTACAAGTGAGATATATTATTTGAAAACCATCAAATCCAAAATCGTAAAAGCTTATTAGATTGTCGCTCATAATAAGTATATATCCTCTATTGATTCTTATTCCAAACAGAactaataacaaataaattaatattatctgTAAATATCTGTTAGGCATTACTGCTGTTGCGCAGAACAGTAGTGCGTTCCAGTATgaattaggattaatttcatacaggtctctacaaatatagtaaataataaatatatctctacaaagttcaacttttatattatttctataaaaatcttgatatttttaaatatgtccatATTGTTAGGattcattagaaaaaattagttaaccataagcaaaataataaaccctagttagttaatgaagtgtattgatatttttatccctcttcaattaacagtttaaatttttgaagggaTACATATATGATGACAAAaagatcatttcacttataaaataaataatgctttaacggtaataaactagagagagatatttgaaaaaattagaattcttacagaaacaacatataaaagtttaactttataaaggtatatttataatttattatatttgtagtgacccgtatgaaattaaccctataagTTAATAAGCTGGGGCATTTATGGGGAACTTACTTGGTAAGCATACCGACACTATGTTGTGATCTCTCTCCTTAATAAAACTAACAACGGTTTGAACTCGGAGAACAACACTAAATCCTATTTAACTAAttcttaataaattataattaattaaaacactaatacaaattattaattacttaacGGAGGATAAACGGAGTCTAACGGCGCCCGTTAGATCACGGCCGGAGGCGCTTAGCTGTCACCCGCTAAACTCCAACGAACGGCTGAGCTGGCGCCCGAACATTCCGTTCAAGAATTAACGGCGGAGATTCGATCCCAGAAGCGGGGCCCACACATGAGAACGAGAGAGATTGGCGGAACGCAAACTGTACGAGTAGCCCCCGCACTATCCCGATGTTACGATTTGGTTCTTATAACTTAATCAGTCAGAATCATGAACATTTATTTATTGCAATTCAGTCCCCCAGCAAAGAAAATaatctttcttttcatttttttcttacaaaacgTATTACAAagtattatatttgattttacaAGTTTAATTAAGCTTGCATAGTAAAATTAAAGATAATATGTAAGTGTTTAGATGCGTGTTTTgttttggctttatttttttatagtggGAGATGAAGAGTAATATAcggaaaaaatttagaatttaaaatattttctcttaCGAAAAATACAAGGTGAGTTGAGTGGATAGAAATATTTGGATAGTATAGGGACTATCTATGCAATTTTACCCTTTGCTCTTTACAAACCTATTATcatctctcctcttctctctctctctctctcgctctctctcgtaaatctctctctctctctgtctctctctctcctcttctccgaGGGCGATTTGTCGCCGGAGAAGAAGCGTCGGAGGGCGAAGGAGAGCGCCATTAGGGTTCCCAGATCGCGAGACGTGTCTCAGGTGCGCACGATTCGGATTAGGGTTTGGTGTGCTCGGTTTTGTTTTCGCTCTTTGATTGCATCCGAAGCACGGATCTCTAGATCCGTCGCCATTGTTTGTTTTGTTGGTTGATATGACTCCGTGCATTGTAATGATGTGGGATTTGGGTGTTGATTTGGGATTAGAAATTGTTTCTGAGGCCGCATTGTTTGATTTGTGTGAAAAGGTTTTGGGTTCTTAGGTTTTTTGCGGATTTTAGTTCCCAGATGTTATAAAAATGTGATGTTAATTGTcgttttgttaatttttttgttaatgtGGCTTGTTTTTGTCGCTGACCGAGATTTTAAGGGTTTTATGATGGTTATGTTAACGATTTATGTGCATCAGGGAGTAACTTTTCTTAATTTCGTTCCGTTTTATGTGTTTGTAAGATGATTAGGGTTTTGAAGtcgagtttatttttttttccccaaaaaaaGGTGCCTAGAATATACCCGATCTCTtgcttataaataaatattatgatattGACCGTGTGTATATCTTTATAAATAAATGCTATTTCTTTATCAATGTTGGATCAGGTGATTACATCAACATCACATTTTGGTGCTACCGTATATGCAATTtgggattttgttgctttagtcaatgtgaacaaaaaaattgttttgtATTGTAATCTTATTTAAGCTTGTGATGCACTGATAAATTGCGCAGTTCACTTGTCGTCCTGGTAAATTGTTGaaattagaagaaaagaaaatccttcaattttgttttaaataacctcacttttttttcttttttcggttGGTACAGTTATTGAGACCAAAATCACCTTTTTAAATGTATCTCATTGTAAGTGTTATCTTATTGGTGTTTCTGTCATCTGGGAAAAACTTTTGGGACCACATGATGCAGCTCATCGTGCCACCAAAAGTTGGGGCATGTGCTATTGTCTAGGGGGTGATAGATTCTATAAATCCTGCTTTGCTCACTGCTGACATGATAGCGATCCAACGGTTTTCTAAAATTGTGGGAGTTCATCTTGTTATTGCAGATGATTGATGTGAcatcaatattttatttatccgtTCGGAATCAGAAATGATATCTCACCTTTTGTAGAGCCCTTGAATTGTTTCCACATGAGCGGTGATTGTTCACAGCTTCTTTTTGTTATGGTATTTTGAGTTTAATCTCTGGTTATTGGCCGGAATATGTTTGGCTGTTCAATAGTGATTATAGAGGTGTTTGCAGTGTGTAACAGTCACCTGCAATTATTATTCCATTGCTTTTGTTTGATTCTCTTCATGTATGTTGGCTGCAGgaatattgaaatatttaataatttccTTTTTGTCTGGTAATTCTGAAAGTTCAAAGATGGTGGCCCAGGAGTTCACCGTGGATTTGGATAAGCCTCTTGTTTTTCAGGTAGCTTGTTCTTGATACTTTTCTCCTGCTATGATGCTCTTTCGTTTCTCAACTTTACCATGAAATACTAAATGAAATTAACATGAAATAGCCTTGTGGTGTTTTTCACCACGACTAACTGCTATTAACATTTCTTGATGGATTTTAGATGCTTGATCTCTCCCTGAAGTATGTAGTAATCCTGTTTTCAACAGTGttaaaaattccaaatttcattTATGCTTAGTTTCCAAAACTTAATCATTTCTACTTAACATGAAATTCTCCTTCTTGTTTATCATTTACAACAGCTAATTCATCAATTACAACTTTTTCCATGTGGCTATTAAGGTTGGCCATCTTGGAGAGCAGTACCAGGAATGGGTTCACCAGCCTATTGTTAGCAAGGAAGGCCCACGTTTCTTTGCCAATAACATTCTGGAGGTAAAAAGGCCGATGGTTATTTTGCCAACATAGTAGCCTCATCTGGTATTTGTAAAACTTTCTAATGAAGGTataattattgttttttattCATCAGTTTTTAACACGCACTAAATGGTTTGCGGTTCCGCTCATATGGCTGCCGGTTGTCTGCTGGTGCTTGACCATGTCAATTCAAATGGGCCATACACTTCGTGAAGTGGGTCTCATGATGGTTTTTGGAATATTTATATGGACACTGATTGAGTATACTTTGCACCGGTTCCTTTTCCACATCAAGACCAAAAGCTACTGGTAGTCCTTTTACTCTTCAAATTCTTTATTCTCTGAATAGTGCCTTTTTGTTAATTAGCAAAGTGGGTTGGATATATCTAAGAAGCTTTTTCAATACTATGTTTTCAGGGCAAACACATGCCATTATCTTCTTCATGGATGCCATCATAAGCATCCAATGGACGGACTTCGTCTTGTTTTCCCTCCGGCCGCAACGGCCATTTTGTGTGTGCCGGTACAGCTTCTAACCCTTAAAATCAGTGGATACAAATTCCTGATACTGGTTTTTCAATTGATGACTATTCATGCTGACGCTAGAAATACATAGTTAAAAATGCATAATTCTCAACTTTCTTATAttgaaagaaagaagatgattcCCAGTATAGATTCTTCTGATACTTAAAACCAACGAACTTAAAAAATCGGGGCTTCTAGTAGTACTATATGCCATGCATTTCAATTTTCGGGCATAAAATATTTGCTTTTATTTCCGGGGATTCACATGACTtatcttttcaatttttcaagCATTTAGCTGTTAGAAAAGCCTATTGACTCCTGCCATATTCTAGTTCTGGAACCTGGTTAGGCTCATATCAACCCCCTCCACCACTCCCGCCTTATTTGGTGGTGGCCTATTGGGTTATGTGATGTACGATTGCACTCACTACTACCTCCATCACGGCCAACCCACTTCCGACCCAGCGAAAAACCTCAAGGTGAGAAGTTGACCTTGTGCTTGCTAAATATTTTGGGATCATTTTTTGCTACTTTTTCTAACAAATAATTGTTTGTAATACCCAGAGGTATCATCTGAACCACCACTTCAGAATTCAAAACAAGGGCTTTGGAATTACGTCTTCGCTTTGGGACGTCGTGTTTGGGACGTTGCCTCCATCGAAGATGGCAGGGAAAAGCAGTTGATGTCTGCATTACAGATTTAAGGAGATTGTAATCTATCAAGGTAAGCCTAGGCTTGTTCTTTTCCCCATGCCGATTCATTCC
It encodes the following:
- the LOC109715351 gene encoding dihydroceramide fatty acyl 2-hydroxylase FAH1-like, with the protein product MVAQEFTVDLDKPLVFQVGHLGEQYQEWVHQPIVSKEGPRFFANNILEFLTRTKWFAVPLIWLPVVCWCLTMSIQMGHTLREVGLMMVFGIFIWTLIEYTLHRFLFHIKTKSYWANTCHYLLHGCHHKHPMDGLRLVFPPAATAILCVPFWNLVRLISTPSTTPALFGGGLLGYVMYDCTHYYLHHGQPTSDPAKNLKRYHLNHHFRIQNKGFGITSSLWDVVFGTLPPSKMAGKSS